In one window of Nicotiana tabacum cultivar K326 chromosome 12, ASM71507v2, whole genome shotgun sequence DNA:
- the LOC107764855 gene encoding putative carbohydrate esterase At4g34215 encodes MLKHKRDEVILILTFLLLVSNLCWLMSPKKVKERDNTGKNNLQIFLLAGQSNMAGRGGVTKEVSTEGTITKVWNGFVPQECKPNQKILRFNAALKWEEAHEPMNYGIDCLASCGLGPGMAFANEILKKDSEFGVIGLVPCARGGTPLSKWHRGSLPYDDLVKRAKSAEKDGGIIRGLLWYHGESDVKGGNGSKVYKTNLEKFIHDLRTDLNSPNLPILQVILPYPKEPFKGPYIEEVRATQLAINVPNVVKIDAKGLELGPDGIHLTTPAQVQLGHMFAHAFLSLKSFSSFFKFFPSNILF; translated from the exons ATGTTGAAGCATAAACGTGACGAAGTTATTCTGATCTTAACATTTCTTTTACTAGTTTCAAACTTATGTTGGTTGATGAGTCCAAAGAAAGTGAAGGAACGTGACAATACGGGCAAAAATaatttacaaatatttttattagCAGGGCAAAGCAACATGGCTGGACGTGGCGGAGTTACTAAAGAAGTTTCAACAGAAGGAACTATTACCAAAGTTTGGAATGGTTTTGTGCCTCAAGAATGTAAACCAAACCAAAAGATTTTACGATTTAATGCTGCTTTAAAATGGGAAGAAGCACATGAGCCTATGAATTATGGAATTGATTGCTTAGCAAGTTGTGGACTTGGCCCTGGTATGGCTTTTGCTAATGAGATCCTTAAAAAAGATTCAGAATTTGGGGTTATAGGTTTAGTACCTTGTGCTAGAGGAGGGACTCCTCTTTCTAAATGGCACCGTGGGTCTTTACCTTATGATGATTTGGTTAAAAGAGCCAAATCTGCTGAAAAAGATGGAGGAATTATTAGGGGGTTATTGTGGTATCATGGGGAGAGTGATGTAAAAGGTGGGAATGGATCAAAAGTATATAAAACCAACTTGGAGAAATTCATTCATGACTTGCGCACTGATTTGAATTCTCCTAATCTCCCCATTTTGCAG GTTATCCTTCCATACCCGAAGGAGCCATTTAAAGGGCCATATATAGAAGAAGTGAGAGCAACTCAGTTGGCTATCAATGTCCCAAATGTGGTCAAAATAGATGCTAAGGGACTAGAACTGGGTCCAGATGGTATTCATCTCACTACCCCAGCACAAGTTCAACTTGGTCATATGTTTGCTCATGCTTTTCTTAGCCTAAAAAGTTTCTCTAGTTTCTTCAAGTTTTTCCCTTCTAATATACTCTTTTAG